The Pyrenophora tritici-repentis strain M4 chromosome 2, whole genome shotgun sequence genome window below encodes:
- a CDS encoding COBW domain-containing protein 1 yields the protein MDGDTSDEEVPSLVQPETNTKVLHDQDEEIPNLVATSSDAPQSKVPITIVTGYLGAGKTTLLNYILTEQHGKKIAVILNEFGDSIDIEKQLTVSDANSTSAQPAPFVPLANGCICCSVKDVGVAAIENLMEQSGLFDYILLETTGLADPGNIAPMFWLDDGLGSSIFLDGIVTLVDAKNVLKSLDSGLGDEENIEKRKQAAADHDEHGPLLTTAHLQISHADVVIINKTDLVTEEELEIVTQRIRSINGLARIKTTTKSQVPQLEGLVLDLHAYDQVTDADLKFASKGHSHLDPTIATSTITFPALDREQVDKYDLFLRTILWEESLAGDVPFKPFEIHRLKGRVPVKDGKVLLTQGVRNLYETNEMEDVAGSGSAEAKLVLIGKGVDQEGFKKSLFDTLGL from the exons ATGGACGGTGACACTTCGGACGAAGAGGTCCCGAGTCTCGTACAACCGGAAACCAACACCAAAGTTCTGCATGACCAAGACGAGGAGATACCAAACCTTGTGGCTACCTCTAGTGATGCTCCCCAGAGCAAAGTGCCCATTACCATCGTCACTGGATATCTCGGAGCAGGAAAAACAACTCTGCTCAACTATATCCTCACCGAACAACATGGAAAGAAGATTGCCGTAATTCTGAATGAATTCGGTGACT CAATCGACATTGAGAAACAACTCACCGTCTCCGACGCCAACTCAACATCCGCCCAACCCGCACCCTTCGTGCCCCTCGCCAACGGCTGCATCTGCTGTTCGGTAAAAGACGTGGGCGTGGCCGCCATCGAGAACCTAATGGAGCAATCTGGCCTCTTCGACTACATTCTGCTTGAAACCACAGGCCTCGCCGACCCGGGCAACATTGCCCCCATGTTCTGGCTCGACGACGGTCTCGGCAGCAGCATCTTCCTCGACGGCATCGTTACCCTCGTCGATGCAAAAAACGTGCTCAAGAGTCTGGATTCCGGCCTCGGCGATGAAGAAAACATCGAGAAAAGAAAACAAGCTGCTGCTGACCACGATGAGCATGGCCCCTTACTTACCACGGCACATCTCCAGATTAGCCATGCAGACGTTGTGATTATTAACAAAACCGATCTTGTGACTGAAGAAGAGCTGGAAATCGTCACACAACGTATCCGCTCCATCAACGGCCTTGCACGCATCAAAACGACGACGAAGAGCCAGGTCCCGCAGCTTGAAGGTTTGGTTCTGGATCTTCATGCGTACGACCAGGTTACAGACGCCGATCTCAAGTTTGCGAGTAAAGGACATTCCCATCTTGATCCTACGATTGCTACATCCACAATCACCTTTCCGGCGCTAGACCGCGAGCAGGTGGACAAGTATGATCTTTTCCTGCGCACGATTCTGTGGGAGGAATCACTGGCGGGGGACGTTCCGTTTAAACCGTTTGAGATTCACCGGTTAAAGGGGCGGGTGCCGGTGAAAGATGGGAAGGTGTTGCTTACGCAGGGTGTGAGGAATTTGTATGAGACCAATGAGATGGAGGATGTGGCTGGGAGTGGAAGTGCAGAGGCTAAGTTGGTGTTGATTGGAAAGGGCGTGGATCAGGAGGGGTTTAAGAAGAGTTTGTTCGATACACTGGGACTATAA
- a CDS encoding Fungal-trans domain containing protein: MDTTVGGPSEPPTPASPDRGRRRDRDEGSNSGDGDGDGQGSSRKRRRSRKGLDKKFECPHEGCGKSYSRAEHLYRHQLNHNPKQIYHCDFPSCGRSFVRQDLCARHKERHTARGSQLLRKDTFNMHNLNPIVTAALGGKNAPPKPLGMKTQVSHGMQSPVSGASTNGQSSAMSPPNFQSPASTATLSRQDSLQRTGSEDRYRSGSDAKPYDMQSQSMGSFAPPPRPAALGNYSGGRTPLHNSPHVGNGNFTRPELRTQTSGLSSYGSSSPFNSAVTPSQSQYTPSSSTAYQNSASAYPSQQNFPPFTSLPPPEYPQPAGTPISREAENQFYNGTSGQTPMNGVESTGQMDDRMHGVSDAIMDQNPAYAIPMFGGAGYSRSPFAMADDFAAWLFNDNQFNPGGASPMDYPGGANPVAGASSRIGLQAPYFNYDPSVAGYLNNPAPPSHPMAVHSILDTTLPETALSEDKRRDLLDLIHLRFNETDHAPVKKQKEDIMEGDRDDSHHVLSLHMMQTYISSYWVHFHPQLPILHKPTFNASTCPDLLLLAIMCLGASCLEKNYGQETTEACASLSNFLAWHLRWELFMDADFRPPAKLWIFQGLLLLEIFEKMYSTRPLHERAHIHHATTLTLMRRGSSLIGRSALDSPPSVKDSKGNGRGGTNTPDEWWNHWITNEATRRAAFAAFVLDSIHATMFGHSAVMVAHEMRLPLPCDEALWSATSSSEVGRVEQTLTSNGIKPMSFLDGLKKTLNGQSVRTNSFGRTILMAGLLSVSWHMNQRDLQVSSLGVTPALGGRDKWRGSLTRAFDFWKQDFDSSLNRPDDRSSSHTYGYSHGVDEDNVFEARTVLHHLAHMAMHVDIVDCQIFAGAPRLLGRSITPQDYNGAQKRMKDGWAPSARARDATFYALRFLSNVLVAGDHSLNPNSSSASGLTYSARNDYLLNRPWVLYFATLIVWSYGFALDGPVKEPYQLPTYDDKVRDMVLYLNRVGGVQSPDDLTKVTNRNACLGLLIIMRDMFKKTRWELLHEASNLLTKCIEMLIPNAGAAGY, translated from the exons ATGGACACTACTGTCGGTGGTCCGAGTGAGCCACCTACCCCCGCTTCGCCTGACAGAGGTCGGAGACGCGACCGAGATGAGGGTAGCAACTCGGGAGATGGTGACGGTGACGGTCAGGGTTCGTCGAGAAAGCGCAGGCGTAGTAGAAAGGGCCTGGACAAGAAGTTCGAATGTCCGCATGAGGGTTGTGGAAAGAGCTACTCGCGCGCAGAGCACCTATATCGACACCAGTTGAACC ACAATCCAAAGCAAATCTACCACTGCGATTTTCCTTCATGCGGTCGGTCTTTCGTGAGACAGGATTTAT GCGCTCGTCATAAGGAACGACACACAGCCCGCGGGTCGCAACTGTTGCGCAAGGACACGTTCAATATGCACAACCTCAACCCTATTGTGACGGCAGCTTTGGGGGGAAAGAATGCACCACCAAAGCCGCTCGGCATGAAGACGCAAGTCTCGCATGGCATGCAGTCGCCAGTGTCGGGCGCATCCACAAACGGCCAGAGCAGCGCAATGTCGCCGCCAAACTTCCAGTCGCCCGCCTCGACTGCCACACTCAGCCGGCAGGACTCATTGCAAAGAACGGGCAGCGAAGACAGATACCGCAGCGGTTCTGATGCCAAGCCTTATGACATGCAGTCTCAGAGCATGGGCAGCTTTGCACCCCCACCCCGTCCCGCCGCTTTGGGCAACTACAGTGGAGGTCGCACACCTCTCCACAACTCCCCGCATGTGGGTAATGGCAACTTCACACGACCCGAACTACGCACCCAAACATCAGGCCTCAGCTCATATGGCTCGAGCTCACCTTTCAACTCGGCCGTCACACCGTCGCAGTCGCAGTATACTCCCTCGTCGTCGACTGCCTACCAAAACAGCGCAAGTGCGTATCCATCACAACAAAACTTTCCTCCCTTCACTTCCTTACCTCCACCAGAGTACCCCCAACCAGCCGGCACCCCTATTTCTCGAGAAGCAGAAAACCAGTTCTATAATGGTACCTCCGGACAGACGCCCATGAATGGCGTCGAGTCGACTGGCCAGATGGACGATCGGATGCATGGTGTATCTGACGCAATCATGGACCAAAACCCCGCCTACGCTATCCCCATGTTTGGCGGCGCTGGATACAGTCGGTCGCCCTTTGCCATGGCCGACGACTTTGCAGCTTGGCTGTTCAACGACAACCAGTTCAACCCAGGTGGTGCGTCGCCGATGGACTACCCGGGCGGAGCCAACCCCGTAGCTGGTGCGTCTTCTAGAATTGGTCTTCAAGCCCCGTATTTTAACTATGACCCTTCAGTTGCCGGCTACCTCAACAACCCCGCACCACCCTCTCATCCCATGGCCGTCCACAGCATCCTGGACACCACACTCCCAGAAACTGCTCTATCAGAAGACAAGCGGAGGGATCTGCTCGATTTGATCCACCTCCGCTTCAACGAAACTGATCATGCGCCAGTCAAAAAGCAAAAAGAAGACATCATGGAGGGAGACAGGGACGACAGCCACCACGTACTGAGTCTACACATGATGCAGACATATATCAGTTCGTACTGGGTCCACTTCCACCCGCAACTACCCATCCTTCACAAGCCCACCTTCAATGCAAGCACTTGTCCCGACCTCCTGTTGCTCGCTATTATGTGCCTTGGCGCGTCTTGTCTGGAGAAGAACTATGGCCAAGAGACTACAGAAGCTTGCGCTTCGTTGTCCAATTTTTTAGCCTGGCATTTGCGCTGGGAGCTCTTCATGGATGCCGACTTCCGCCCTCCCGCTAAACTGTGGATCTTCCAGGGTTTGCTTCTTCTAGAGATATTCGAAAAGATGTATTCCACACGCCCATTGCATGAGAGAGCGCACATTCACCATGCCACGACGCTGACACTGATGAGGCGAGGAAGTTCTTTAATTGGAAGATCAGCGTTGGACTCGCCTCCAAGCGTCAAAGACTCAAAGGGCAATGGGCGCGGTGGAACGAACACACCGGATGAATGGTGGAACCATTGGATCACAAATGAAGCCACTAGGAGGGCGGCATTTGCAGCCTTTGTTCTGGACAGCATTCACGCTACCATGTTCGGCCACAGTGCCGTCATGGTTGCTCACGAGATGCGCCTTCCATTGCCGTGTGATGAAGCTCTGTGGTCTGCAACAAGCAGCTCCGAAGTGGGTCGGGTTGAGCAAACACTGACTTCAAATGGCATTAAACCAATGTCTTTCCTCGATGGTCTTAAGAAGACGTTGAATGGACAGAGTGTCCGCACTAATTCGTTTGGGCGTACAATTCTCATGGCAGGTTTGCTCAGCGTATCGTGGCACATGAATCAGCGGGATTTGCAAGTCAGCTCACTCGGTGTCACACCCGCTCTGGGGGGGCGCGACAAGTGGCGGGGATCCCTGACGCGGGCATTCGACTTTTGGAAGCAAGACTTTGACAGCTCGCTAAATCGACCGGATGATCGTTCCTCCTCACATACGTACGGCTACTCTCACGGTGTCGACGAAGACAATGTCTTTGAAGCACGGACCGTTCTGCACCACCTGGCGCACATGGCCATGCACGTTGATATCGTGGATTGCCAGATATTTGCTGGCGCTCCCAGGTTGCTCGGAAGATCGATTACACCACAGGATTACAACGGCGCGCAAAAGCGGATGAAGGACGGATGGGCCCCCTCTGCCCGAGCCCGCGACGCCACCTTTTACGCCCTACGCTTCCTCTCTAACGTGTTAGTCGCCGGTGACCACAGCCTAAACCCCAACTCCTCTTCTGCCAGCGGCTTAACATACTCCGCACGAAACGACTACCTCCTCAACCGACCCTGGGTTCTATACTTTGCCACGCTAATCGTCTGGTCCTACGGCTTCGCCCTCGACGGCCCCGTCAAAGAACCCTACCAACTCCCCACCTACGACGACAAGGTCAGAGACATGGTTCTCTACCTCAATCGCGTCGGAGGTGTCCAATCACCCGACGACCTGACTAAAGTCACAAACCGAAATGCTTGCCTCGGTTTGCTGATCATCATGAGAGATATGTTTAAGAAGACGAGGTGGGAGTTGTTGCATGAAGCTAGCAACCTTCTCACTAAATGCATTGAGATGCTTATTCCGAATGCGGGTGCGGCTGGGTATTAA
- a CDS encoding HIT family hydrolase (Hit, Diadenosine tetraphosphate (Ap4A) hydrolase and other HIT family hydrolase), whose translation MGREASVCTRRSRLNLPRRVSDSDYLRLHLRLCLYPPAGRRRPAHFGRFSTPWLDVAARACDDLAQPRIEADSPGKMPLTKDVIKFGTFVVTSQVFHVTRLSFAIVNLKPLLPGHVLVSPRRVVPRFNDLSAAEVQDLFLTAQRVSRMVERVFDASSLNIAIQDGVDAGQSVPHVHAHIIPRKKADLEEKGGTDAIYTMLESEDGDLNKHLKEKKRAASTDGAEDKKRSRFPAVDNESRKPRSDEEMQKEAEWLAQEMDKDEQAAGSNGDD comes from the exons ATGGGCCGAGAGGCCAGCGTGTGCACACGCCGCTCTCGCCTCAATTTACCACGGCGAGTTTCGGATTCGGACTACCTGCGTCTGCATCTGCGTCTGTGTCTGTACCCGCCAGCTGGCCGCCGCCGTCCCGCCCACTTTGGACGCTTCAGCACGCCTTGGCTGGATGTTGCGGCGCGAGCTTGCGACGACTTGGCTCAGCCACGCATTGAGGCCGATTCCCCGGGGAAGATGCCGCTCACAAAGGATGTCATCAAGTTTGGGACCTTTGTGGTTACAAGTCAG GTGTTCCACGTAACACGCCTGTCCTTTGCCATAGTCAATCTGAAGCCCCTCCTGCCCGGCCATGTCCTCGTATCACCGCGCCGAGTCGTGCCACGCTTCAACGACTTGTCCGCAGCAGAGGTCCAAGATCTCTTTCTGACCGCCCAGCGCGTCTCGCGCATGGTTGAGCGTGTGTTTGATGCCTCATCGCTGAACATTGCGATTCAAGACGGCGTAGACGCGGGACAGAGCGTGCCTCATGTGCACGCGCACATTATCCCTCGCAAAAAGGCCGATCTGGAAGAGAAGGGCGGCACCGATGCCATATACACCATGTTGGAGAGCGAGGATGGTGATTTGAACAAACACctcaaggagaagaagcgAGCTGCCAGCACAGACGGAGCTGAAGACAAGAAGAGGTCTCGCTTCCCGGCTGTCGACAACGAGAGTCGCAAGCCCAGgagcgatgaggagatgcAAAAGGAAGCTGAATGGCTGGCACAGGAGATGGACAAGGATGAACAGGCAGCAGGCAGCAACGGGGACGACTGA
- a CDS encoding FRQ1, Ca2+-binding protein (EF-Hand superfamily), with protein sequence MDNNNQASTNYREAFQLFDKRGNGRVDRGALGDLLRACGQNPTLAEIADLERGVGNDFDFETFSKILNRPGGFREPFDIEEYIRGFQVFDKDRSGFVGKGQIKYILTNLGEKMSEEEVDELFKSTIDASNNEVDYREFVKTIAEN encoded by the exons ATGGATAACAATAATCAGGCCTCAACAAACTATCGCGAAGCCTTCCAGCTCTTCGACAAGCGTGGCAACGGCCGTGTCGACCGCGGTGCCCTCGGCGATCTTCTGCGCGCATGTGGACAGAACCCTACACTTGCTGAGATTGCGGATCTCGAGCGCGGTGTTGGAAATGACT TCGACTTTGAAACCTTCTCCAAGATCCTCAACCGCCCCGGTGGCTTCCGCGAGCCATTCGACATCGAAGAGTACATCCGCGGCTTCCAGGTCTTCGACAAGGACCGGAGTGGATTCGTGGGCAAGGGTCAAATCAAGTACATCTTGACCAACCTGGGCGAGAAGATGAGCGAGGAGGAGGTAGACGAGCTGTTCAAGAGCACCATCGATGCTAGCAATAACGAGGTCGACTACAGGG AGTTTGTCAAGACGATCGCGGAGAACTAA
- a CDS encoding PAT1 multi-domain protein: MPSPSPEEKISLQASNTVYTYHCLCSHLLLATTTPLPSLPTRRHSQDSAHIMPLPPAAPSAVGANGRARSNTAPNPSHDHYGLLLSTRQDRQPEIITSQDGFEKRYLQRCGRCSLVVGYQLDWQQFAVDRTGRREDYVFLLPGGFVKTSDMIMGNNKSSGSGAPMGSTVSVTEVKA, translated from the coding sequence ATGCCCTCGCCATCCCCCGAGGAGAAAATCTCCCTCCAGGCCAGCAACACAGTATACACCTACCACTGTCTCTGCAGCCATCTCCTCCTGGCAACCACCACCCCCCTCCCCTCGCTGCCCACACGCCGCCACTCTCAAGACTCTGCACATATCATGCCGTTGCCCCCGGCGGCTCCTTCAGCAGTAGGCGCAAACGGACGCGCACGCAGCAACACAGCCCCCAACCCATCTCACGACCACTACGGGCTCCTCCTCAGCACACGCCAGGACCGACAGCCCGAAATCATCACGTCGCAAGACGGCTTCGAGAAGCGTTACCTCCAGCGCTGCGGCCGCTGCAGCCTCGTCGTCGGTTACCAGCTCGACTGGCAGCAATTCGCCGTCGACCGGACAGGCCGCCGCGAAGACTACGTTTTCCTGCTTCCAGGTGGCTTTGTCAAGACCAGCGATATGATCATGGGCAACAACAAGTCGTCCGGCAGCGGCGCGCCCATGGGCTCGACCGTGAGTGTCACCGAAGTCAAGGCGTGA
- a CDS encoding Distinct helicase family with a unique C-terminal domain including a metal-binding cysteine cluster has product MPRLKAATVSGQTVRKRKRKVRDDDVTEEAALATEGQNEVVGPDGSLIEPHQPETVESTTTTVATKTHDGGKKPRRTPKKKNTSKPTLARHGSSALVETSIPWPEHFTKLAQVHRAMNMVYTFLCTRKHLATTLDNLKSTVESNLQRELVIEDVAQITALIPKAINFAYVDEAMLQINLMGSEDNLKGRRTTDFAILEPEPDKGEHKEVLLFEFVDGDLKRQVKDKKTGEPTKATTKLRNEDLKMPVYSQKQMMNLIEKRNVKFTSAVNAFLNQCAEEGLDAVEKIKEVSKVYIPVSSESRESTPGPERSLIPATIPAERKPIPEILDEIKSLEWYTGQIVPDGHRVFDPQEPVYGDLNFAMSQNLVNALYNTRNITQLYAHQAEAINNLYDGHNVIVSTSTSSGKSLIYQIPVLHQLEQEPNTRAMYIFPTKALAQDQRKSMKELLRFMPGFEEVLVETFDGDTPMSDRNYIRDEARIIFTNPDMLHITILPQEDAWRTFLQNLRFVVVDELHVYNGLFGAHMAFIMRRLRRICAAVGNRHVKFISCSATVANPEEHMKTIFGVDEVKLTDFDGSPSGRKEFVCWNTPFKDPGDPTSGRGDCMAETAKLFCQLMLRGVRAIAFCRVRKQCEALLAAVKTELTNLERTEVISRVMSYRGGYTPQDRREIEREMFEGKLCGIVATSALELGVDIGSLDAVVTVGFPYTIANLRQQSGRAGRRNKDSLSVLVGDCFPTDQHYMSNPDEIFTKPNCALQVDLENMLVLEGHVQCAAHELPINLETDTSYFGPLLPKLARERMRLDRDGFYHVNTRFLPQPSRTVAIRDTEEDHFAIIDTTNNRNVVLEELEASRAFFTLYDGGIFLHQGNTYLVKEFHPDRMLAKVELVKVDWTTQQRDYTDIDPVETQAIRRIPGSHSKAFFGPIKITQVVYGFFKIDKRRRILDAVQVDNPPIVLHSKGMWLDVPTSALQILRSRRLNIAAGIHAAEHAVLSLMPNFVISLPGDVRTECKVPEKEFLAKDSLRKRPARLTFYDAKGGANGSGISTKAFEFVDELLERY; this is encoded by the exons ATGCCGCGATTGAAGGCTGCAACAGTATCTGGCCAGACCGTACGAAAACGGAAACGAAAGGTTCGCGACGATGACGTAACGGAAGAAGCTGCACTGGCTACTGAAGGCCAGAATGAAGTCGTGGGACCCGACGGCTCGCTGATCGAACCTCACCAGCCGGAGACGGTCGAGAGCACGACTACGACAGTAGCCACCAAAACGCACGATGGAGGGAAGAAGCCACGAAGAACTCCAAAGAAGAAGAATACTAGCAAGCCAACTCTTGCACGCCATGGCTCCTCCGCGCTTGTCGAAACGTCAATACCCTGGCCCGAGCACTTTACGAAGCTTGCTCAAGTACATCGGGCGATGAACATGGTGTACACCTTTCTCTGCACGCGCAAGCATCTCGCGACAACGCTGGATAATCTAAAAAGCACTGTTGAGAGCAATCTACAACGAGAGCTCGTCATAGAAGATGTAGCGCAAATCACAGCATTGATTCCAAAAGCAATCAATTTTGCATATGTCGACGAAGCCATGCTGCAAATCAATCTAATGGGCTCGGAAGATAACCTGAAAGGAAGACGGACAACAGACTTTGCTATTTTGGAGCCTGAACCGGATAAAGGCGAACACAAGGAGGTGCTGCTTTTCGAGTTTGTTGATGGCGATCTGAAGCGCCAGGTCAAGGACAAGAAGACTGGAGAGCCGACCAAGGCTACGACGAAGCTGCGTAATGAGGATCTCAAGATGCCTGTGTACAGTCAGAAGCAGATGATGAATCTTATCGAGAAGCGGAACGTCAAGTTTACGTCGGCAGTCAATGCATTCTTGAATCAATGCGCCGAGGAGGGTTTAGATGCAGTGGAGAAGATCAAGGAGGTATCAAAAGTTTACATACCAGTCTCCAGTGAGAGTAGAGAATCGACACCTGGTCCAGAGAGATCGTTGATACCAGCAACCATTCCCGCCGAACGCAAGCCCATCCCAGAAATCCTGGATGAGATCAAGTCACTCGAATGGTATACTGGTCAAATCGTGCCAGACGGCCACCGCGTCTTCGATCCTCAAGAGCCAGTATACGGCGATTTGAACTTTGCCATGTCGCAGAACCTTGTGAACGCGCTCTACAACACGAGAAACATCACTCAGTTATACGCACATCAGGCCGAGGCTATCAACAACTTGTACGATGGACATAATGTGATTGTCTCGACGTCAACTAGCTCTGGAAAATCACTCATCTACCAAATACCGGTGTTGCACCAGCTCGAACAAGAACCAAACACTCGGGCAATGTACATTTTCCCAACAAAAGCGCTAGCACAGGATCAGCGAAAGAGTATGAAGGAGCTTCTGCGGTTCATGCCTGGGTTCGAAGAGGTGCTGGTGGAGACGTTTGACGGTGACACGCCGATGAGCGACCGCAACTACATCCGAGATGAGGCGCGCATCATATTCACGAATCCTGATATGTTGCACATTACCATATTACCGCAAGAGGATGCATGGCGCACATTTCTGCAGAACCTACGATTTGTCGTGGTGGATGAATTGCACGTCTACAACGGACTCTTTGGAGCACACATGGCCTTCATCATGCGTCGTTTACGGAGGATATGTGCAGCGGTGGGAAACCGCCATGTAAAGTTCATTTCCTGCTCTGCTACGGTGGCGAACCCAGAAGAGCATATGAAGACGATATTCGGGGTTGATGAGGTCAAGTTGACGGATTTCGATGGCTCGCCTTCTGGACGGAAAGAGTTTGTGTGCTGGAACACTCCGTTCAAGGATCCAGGGGACCCTACGTCTGGACGTGGTGATTGTATGGCTGAGACGGCAAAGTTGTTTTGTCAGCTCATGCTCAGGGGCGTGCGAGCGATTGCATTTTGTCGTGTGAGGAAGCAGTGTGAGGCACTGCTTGCTGCAGTCAAGACGGAACTGACGAACCTTGAGCGAACAGAGGTTATTTCAAGAGTCATGTCATATCGCGGTGGCTACACGCCGCAAGATAGACGCGAGATTGAACGGGAAATGTTCGAAGGCAAACTCTGTGGTATCGTGGCCACAAGTGCGCTGGAACTCGGTGTCGATATTGGATCTCTAGATGCCGTCGTCACAGTTGGATTCCCGTACACTATCGCCAACCTCCGCCAGCAGAGTGGCCGTGCAGGTCGAAGAAACAAAGACTCTCTATCCGTCCTCGTGGGCGACTGCTTCCCCACCGATCAACACTACATGTCCAACCCTGACGAGATCTTCACCAAGCCAAACTGCGCCTTACAAGTCGACCTAGAAAATATGCTCGTCCTAGAAGGCCACGTCCAATGCGCCGCCCATGAACTCCCCATCAACCTCGAAACCGACACCTCCTACTTCGGGCCCCTCCTCCCCAAACTCGCCCGCGAACGCATGCGCCTCGACAGAGACGGTTTCTACCACGTGAACACACGTTTCCTCCCTCAACCCTCCCGCACCGTCGCCATTCGCGACACAGAAGAAGACCACTTCGCCATCATCGACACAACTAACAACCGCAACGTCGTGCTCGAGGAACTCGAAGCCTCCCGCGCCTTCTTCACCCTCTACGACGGCGGCATCTTCCTGCACCAAGGAAACACATACCTCGTCAAAGAATTCCACCCCGACCGCATGCTCGCAAAAGTCGAACTCGTAAAAGTAGACTGGACAACCCAACAGCGCGACTACACCGACATCGACCCCGTCGAAACACAAGCTATACGCCGCATCCCCGGCTCCCACTCAAAAGCCTTCTTCGGCCCCATCAAAATCACTCAAGTCGTCTACGGGTTTTTCAAGATCGATAAGAGGAGGAGAATCCTTGATGCCGTGCAGGTTGATAATCCACCTATTGTGTTGCATAGTAAAGGCATGTGGCTCGATGTGCCCACCTCCGCGCTCCAAATTCTACGTTCCAGACGCCTTAACATTGCCGCTGGTATCCACGCCGCCGAACACGCTGTGCTGAGCTTGATGCCGAATTTCGTCATCAGTTTACCAGGCGACGTACGCACAGAATGCAAAGTCCCCGAAAAGGAATTTCTAGCAAAAGACTCGCTGCGCAAAAGACCAGCTAGACTAACCTTCTATGACGCAAAAGGTGGCGCAAATGGATCGGGCATCAGCACCAAAGCCTTCGAGTTCGTAGATGAGTTGCTCGAAC GATATTGA
- a CDS encoding Mob1 family protein, whose amino-acid sequence MTSPASPRLPSPPPIPEDQVSPVSASPEQQKLFSNLDHAAERRIRPGTKAVDMAKGPPLIDSAFQLTEYLKALHHSLTHPTDPRILVPVDKQMAFKIAHAPENVDKTLWLYELCRFLIQEANSIFLGLLKDKPPCSVMTCPEMRASEWQYLCAVHDPPKSCCAFDYCSHTLDWAGNILTSPKHFPSRLALGTDSSTQHSQTRQLTNIFRRVYRIFAHAWYSHRDVFWKIEGKTGLYVLYKTVCDVYSLVPEDNYTIPPEAEGIDSSAEPTPAPPVIMKREPSNPGPQRSDNPAENMSDNSLSTAGTTKRHRHSPSVGPTAVHTVVEENEDEEEGPVLQSRPAEAESAEDATASEDKDGKLEPAKQNTSEETVDPAPKPDEEPGGGTATATEPASAETTTAEVSNEEPVGEQATQEEATAVKDADKPTTVEAEEEEKPESAVKPADKDNEAETRAADA is encoded by the exons ATGACTTCACCGGCTTCGCCCCGTCTGCCCAGCCCGCCACCAATTCCAGAGGACCAGGTGTCGCCGGTGTCGGCCTCTCCAGAGCAGCAGAAGCTGTTTAGTAACCTTGACCATGCCGCCGAGAGGAGGATACGACCAGGAACAAAGGCAGTGGATATGGCAAAAGGTCCTCCGCTG ATCGATTCCGCCTTCCAACTCACCGAATACCTCAAAGCACTCCACCACTCCCTCACGCACCCAACGGATCCGAGAATCCTTGTACCAGTAGACAAGCAAATGGCTTTCAAGATTGCACATGCACCCGAGAATGTAGACAAGACACTATGGCTGTACGAACTGTGCCGCTTCCTCATACAAGAGGCCAACTCCATCTTTCTCGGCCTCCTCAAGGATAAACCACCATGCTCTGTTATGACATGCCCCGAGATGCGCGCCTCCGAATGGCAGTATCTCTGCGCAGTTCACGATCCCCCAAAGTCATGTTGCGCCTTCGACTACTGCTCCCACACGCTGGACTGGGCGGGTAATATTCTTACATCACCCAAGCATTTCCCTTCGAGACTTGCTCTGGGAACCGATTCATCTACACAGCATTCGCAGACGCGCCAACTAACTAATATCTTTAGGCGCGTGTATAGGATCTTTGCACATGCATGGTACTCACACCGCGACGTTTTCTGGAAGATTGAGGGAAAAACAGGGCTATATGTCTTGTACAAGACAGTCTGCGATGTATATAGTCTGGTGCCAGAAGACAACTACACTATTCCTCCAGAGGCCGAGGGTATCGATTCAAGCGCTGAGCCAACGCCGGCCCCACCTGTGATCATGAAGCGAGAGCCCTCAAATCCAGGACCACAGCGCTCTGATAACCCTGCCGAGAACATGTCCGACAACTCACTATCAACAGCCGGCACAACGAAGCGACATAGACATTCGCCTTCGGTAGGACCGACAGCTGTACACACGGTAGTGGAAGAAAAcgaagatgaggaggagGGCCCGGTTCTACAATCACGGCCT GCCGAGGCTGAATCTGCCGAAGATGCGACAGCGTCAGAAGACAAGGACGGCAAGCTTGAGCCGGCAAAGCAAAACACAAGCGAGGAGACGGTCGATCCTGCCCCCAAGCCAGACGAGGAGCCGGGTGGGGGTACAGCCACAGCCACAGAGCCAGCAAGCGCCGAAACTACCACGGCAGAGGTCTCCAATGAAGAGCCTGTGGGAGAACAAGCTACCCAAGAAGAGGCGACTGCTGTCAAGGACGCTGACAAGCCAACTACTGTCGAGgcagaggaagaagagaagccTGAGTCTGCTGTTAAGCCAGCGGACAAGGACAACGAGGCCGAAACCAGAGCGGCTGATGCTTAG